A genomic region of Anopheles coustani chromosome 3, idAnoCousDA_361_x.2, whole genome shotgun sequence contains the following coding sequences:
- the LOC131260153 gene encoding uncharacterized protein LOC131260153, whose translation MGLLRRNSLNIGSWLSSAGGANTTNTTTTTTGTGTGTVRNSFGSSVAVQKLRESKWFDAGEERVFCAVIENGFIVEVRQTDTGESWFGVATIETKKSLKPTAENVKIYSVRMKDNEKKPMKVYCVTLPSLWQQGYQLRINNVADRTKKAHPEKDILAQIKYASKCQMVFHNSQHFSEFCRYGDRPQDSRKRQISDCAKWGGINIGATLIYMEMQKKSKSASH comes from the exons ATGGGTCTCCTGAGGCGGAACAGTTTGAACATTGGCAGCTGGCTGTCGTCGGCCGGCGGCGcaaacaccaccaacaccaccaccaccaccactggcACCGGAACCGGCACGGTCCGGAACAGCTTCGGCAGCTCGGTGGCCGTGCAGAAGCTGCGCGAAAGCAAGTGGTTCGATGCCGGCGAGGAGCGCGTCTTTTGCGCCGTGATCGAGAACGGTTTCATCGTCGAGGTGCGCCAAACGGACACTGGCGAGTCGTGGTTCGGCGTGGCAACGATCGAGACGAAAAAAT CCCTCAAGCCGACGGCTGAGAACGTCAAAATCTATTCCGTGCGCATGAAGGACAACGAGAAGAAACCGATGAAGGTGTACTGCGTCACATTGCCGAGCCTCTGGCAGCAGGGCTACCAGCTGCGGATCAACAACGTGGCCGACCGCACGAAGAAGGCGCATCCGGAGAAGGACATTCTAGCGCAG ATAAAATACGCCTCCAAGTGTCAGATGGTGTTCCACAACAGTCAGCACTTTTCCGAATTCTGCCGGTACGGCGACCGGCCGCAGGATAGCCGGAAGCGACAA ATATCCGACTGTGCGAAGTGGGGCGGGATCAACATTGGCGCTACGCTGATCTACATGGAAATGCAGAAGAAGTCGAAGTCTGCGTCGCACTAA